One region of Duncaniella freteri genomic DNA includes:
- a CDS encoding C40 family peptidase, whose amino-acid sequence MNRYVITIITFILALLGIASVNAAPTLSNYPVPAKHFKSVVDTSEELVKSAFKSARENSPFAAIEAEISKSQDEEHSELVDQMKEFAAKYLGTRYRLGATGPNQFDCSGFIGYVFRNFGFNLNRDSRSQYLQGEHIDKGEIKPGDLLFFSSRSSGKGRVGHVAMVVDVNNDGSCRFIHASSSKRGVVYQNFPDNGYYSRHFIGAKRIIGTSI is encoded by the coding sequence ATGAACAGATACGTAATAACTATCATCACTTTCATATTGGCTCTTTTAGGAATAGCATCAGTTAATGCTGCTCCCACACTTAGCAACTACCCTGTCCCAGCGAAACATTTCAAAAGTGTTGTAGACACTTCAGAGGAACTGGTGAAGAGCGCGTTCAAGAGTGCGCGAGAGAACTCACCTTTTGCCGCCATAGAAGCAGAGATCAGCAAGAGCCAGGACGAGGAGCACAGCGAGCTTGTGGACCAGATGAAAGAGTTTGCCGCAAAGTATCTTGGTACACGCTACCGTCTCGGAGCCACAGGCCCCAACCAATTCGACTGCTCAGGATTCATCGGATATGTATTCCGCAATTTCGGTTTCAACCTTAACCGTGATTCCCGCAGCCAATATCTCCAAGGCGAGCATATTGACAAGGGCGAAATCAAACCCGGCGACCTGCTCTTCTTTTCAAGCCGTTCAAGCGGCAAAGGCCGTGTGGGACATGTCGCCATGGTGGTCGATGTCAACAACGACGGGTCATGCAGATTCATACATGCCTCATCATCAAAACGCGGAGTGGTGTATCAGAACTTCCCTGACAACGGATATTACTCACGCCATTTCATCGGAGCAAAAAGAATTATCGGAACTTCAATATAA
- a CDS encoding diphosphate--fructose-6-phosphate 1-phosphotransferase, with product MKKSALQIARAAYHPQLPIVLTGGVKMKEGEPTQSAGDQEEIKKLFPNTYGLPEIIFEKTSATGSAKPVNVGVILSGGQAPGGHNVISGLFDGIKHLHKDSKLYGFLMGPGGLVDHQYKELTADIIDEYRNTGGFDIIGSGRTKLETKEQFDKGLEILRELDITALVIIGGDDSNTNAAILAEYYKAIGAGVQVIGVPKTIDGDLKNNVIETSFGFDTATKVYSEVIGNIQRDCNSSKKYWHFIKLMGRSASHIALECALQCQPNVCIISEEVEAKDMTLEEVVDYIADAVVARSEQGLNYGVVLIPEGLIEFIPAVKKLIAELNDLLAAKASEFAEIASEDQRDWVISNLTPDCAATYQSLPAGVARQLTLDRDPHGNVQVSLIETEKLLSEMVGKRLEVLAAEGKYEGKYSTMHHFFGYEGRCADPSNFDANYCYGLGYTAACLIASGVTGYMSSLRNLTFAPVNWVAGGIPITMMMNMERRNGHVKPVIRKALVELDGAPFLKFAKQRDEWKVGTCYTYPGPIQYFGPAEICDQPSLTLVYEQKRRKY from the coding sequence ATGAAAAAAAGTGCGTTGCAGATTGCCCGTGCGGCTTATCATCCTCAGCTTCCCATTGTTCTCACTGGAGGTGTAAAAATGAAAGAAGGTGAGCCTACTCAGTCGGCCGGCGATCAGGAAGAAATTAAGAAACTGTTCCCAAACACCTATGGTCTGCCTGAGATAATTTTTGAAAAGACATCAGCAACCGGTTCAGCCAAGCCTGTCAATGTAGGTGTGATACTTTCTGGCGGTCAAGCACCCGGCGGTCACAACGTTATAAGCGGTCTTTTTGACGGAATAAAGCATTTGCATAAGGATAGCAAGCTCTATGGATTCCTTATGGGTCCCGGTGGGCTTGTGGATCACCAGTATAAAGAGCTTACTGCCGATATAATTGACGAGTACCGTAATACAGGCGGGTTTGATATAATCGGATCTGGCCGTACAAAACTTGAGACCAAGGAGCAGTTCGATAAAGGTCTGGAGATACTTAGGGAGCTTGATATCACAGCCCTCGTTATCATCGGAGGTGATGACTCCAACACAAATGCCGCCATTCTTGCAGAGTATTACAAGGCAATCGGTGCAGGTGTTCAGGTGATCGGTGTGCCCAAGACCATCGATGGAGACCTCAAGAACAATGTCATTGAGACATCTTTCGGTTTTGACACTGCAACCAAAGTGTATTCCGAGGTGATTGGAAATATCCAGCGAGACTGTAATTCTTCAAAGAAATACTGGCACTTCATCAAGCTCATGGGACGCTCTGCCTCTCATATCGCTCTTGAGTGTGCACTGCAATGCCAGCCGAACGTATGTATAATCTCCGAGGAGGTAGAAGCCAAGGATATGACTCTTGAGGAGGTTGTCGATTATATCGCTGATGCTGTTGTGGCTCGTTCCGAGCAGGGGCTCAACTATGGTGTGGTCCTCATTCCGGAGGGGCTTATCGAGTTCATTCCTGCTGTGAAGAAACTTATAGCAGAACTTAATGATCTTCTTGCAGCAAAAGCATCCGAGTTTGCTGAAATCGCATCTGAGGATCAGCGTGATTGGGTTATAAGCAATCTTACTCCTGACTGTGCTGCCACTTATCAGTCTCTTCCTGCGGGAGTGGCCCGTCAGCTCACTCTTGACCGCGACCCCCACGGCAACGTTCAGGTTTCGCTCATAGAGACTGAGAAGCTGCTTTCCGAAATGGTTGGCAAGCGTCTTGAGGTCCTTGCTGCCGAAGGCAAGTATGAAGGCAAGTATTCCACTATGCATCACTTCTTCGGATATGAGGGACGTTGTGCCGATCCGTCCAACTTTGATGCCAACTACTGCTATGGGCTCGGCTACACTGCTGCTTGTCTCATAGCTTCTGGCGTGACAGGATATATGTCAAGCCTCCGGAATCTCACATTTGCTCCGGTCAACTGGGTGGCTGGCGGTATCCCCATCACTATGATGATGAACATGGAGCGTCGCAACGGTCACGTCAAGCCTGTTATCCGCAAGGCTCTTGTAGAGCTTGACGGTGCTCCATTCCTTAAGTTTGCCAAGCAGCGCGATGAGTGGAAGGTAGGTACTTGCTATACATATCCCGGTCCTATCCAGTATTTCGGTCCTGCCGAAATTTGCGATCAGCCGTCGTTGACTCTCGTTTATGAGCAGAAGCGTCGCAAGTACTAA
- a CDS encoding fructose-1,6-bisphosphatase gives MTLHTQNVTHEKVENDRRILELLSHTFPNISAASTEIINLEAILNLPKGTEHFVADLHGEHEAFLHILKNASGNIKRKVTDLYGTSMLDSEIRQLCALIYYPEEKLQSIKAAQEDLEDFYNITLHKLVTVCRSVSSKYTRSKVRKALPKEYSYIIEELLHESGGEYDKQAYFNRIIETIISTGQAEPFIISICNVIQKLSIDQLHILGDIYDRGPGAHIIMDSLCHYGNWDIQWGNHDVVWMGAAAGNDACIANVLRVSLRYGNLATLEDGYGINLMPLATFAMETYADDPCKEFEPRSADEGNTHTIKTLKIMAKMHKAIAVIQFKLEGEMIKRHPEWGIDNRRLLHRIDFKNGTVDIDGITYDMNDCHFPTIDPANPYKLTPEELHLTHKLHHSFTVSTTLKRHIEALLSHGCMYGIYNSNLLYHASMPLNQDGTLKEVDVKGKKCKGKGLMTEIGLMLRSAFNDDTPDADREYARDYYWYLWCGPDSPLYDKDRMTTFERYFIKDAAAHKEEKGWYYKLRSKPEICDMILNEFGVDGSDRHIINGHVPVRTGNGESPIRAGGKLMVIDGGFAKAYHKTTGIAGYTLIYHSSNFELVEHEPFSSVEEAVSNGTDIVRSKKMIEQTARRKCVRDTDKGKVLQGQIDELTELLYAFRHGIIKEVTLRNR, from the coding sequence ATGACACTTCACACCCAGAATGTCACACATGAAAAAGTAGAAAACGATCGCCGAATCCTCGAACTGCTGTCGCACACATTCCCGAATATCAGTGCAGCAAGCACCGAGATAATAAATCTTGAAGCGATCCTTAACCTTCCGAAAGGCACAGAGCATTTCGTCGCCGATCTGCATGGTGAACATGAAGCATTCCTGCACATACTTAAAAATGCGTCAGGCAACATCAAGCGTAAAGTCACTGACCTGTACGGAACATCAATGCTCGACAGCGAGATACGCCAGCTATGCGCTCTCATCTATTACCCTGAGGAGAAACTCCAGTCCATCAAAGCGGCACAGGAGGATCTTGAGGATTTCTACAACATCACACTCCACAAATTAGTGACTGTATGCCGGAGCGTATCATCGAAGTACACTCGTTCAAAGGTCAGGAAAGCCCTTCCAAAGGAATATTCATATATAATCGAAGAACTTCTTCATGAATCCGGAGGCGAGTATGACAAGCAGGCTTACTTCAACCGCATCATCGAAACCATAATATCCACAGGACAGGCCGAGCCGTTCATCATCTCCATATGCAATGTGATACAGAAACTCAGTATCGACCAGCTGCACATACTCGGCGACATCTACGACCGCGGTCCGGGCGCACATATCATCATGGATTCCCTTTGCCATTACGGCAACTGGGATATCCAGTGGGGCAACCACGATGTGGTGTGGATGGGGGCTGCCGCAGGAAATGACGCATGCATAGCCAATGTGCTCCGCGTCTCGCTCCGGTACGGCAACCTCGCCACTCTGGAGGACGGTTACGGCATCAACCTTATGCCGCTTGCCACATTCGCTATGGAGACCTACGCTGACGACCCTTGCAAGGAATTCGAGCCACGCTCTGCCGACGAAGGCAACACCCACACCATAAAGACCCTGAAAATCATGGCAAAGATGCACAAGGCAATTGCTGTGATACAATTCAAGTTAGAGGGGGAGATGATAAAACGCCATCCAGAATGGGGGATTGACAACCGCAGGCTCCTACACAGGATTGACTTCAAGAATGGCACTGTAGACATCGATGGGATCACCTATGACATGAATGACTGCCACTTCCCTACCATAGATCCAGCCAACCCATACAAACTGACACCCGAAGAGCTGCATCTAACTCACAAGCTCCATCATTCCTTCACTGTCAGCACCACACTCAAACGCCATATTGAAGCACTCCTCTCGCACGGATGCATGTATGGAATATACAACAGCAATCTGCTCTATCATGCCTCTATGCCGCTCAATCAGGACGGCACACTAAAAGAGGTGGATGTGAAAGGCAAAAAATGCAAAGGCAAAGGGCTGATGACCGAGATCGGACTTATGCTGCGCTCCGCTTTCAACGACGACACCCCGGATGCGGACCGTGAATATGCCCGTGACTACTATTGGTACCTGTGGTGCGGCCCCGACTCCCCTCTCTACGACAAGGACAGGATGACAACCTTCGAACGATACTTCATAAAGGATGCCGCCGCTCATAAAGAGGAAAAAGGATGGTACTACAAGCTCCGCTCCAAACCTGAAATATGCGACATGATACTCAACGAGTTCGGCGTCGACGGCTCAGACCGGCACATAATCAACGGTCACGTGCCTGTGAGAACAGGGAATGGCGAAAGCCCGATACGTGCCGGAGGGAAGCTGATGGTAATTGACGGAGGTTTTGCAAAGGCCTACCACAAGACTACCGGCATTGCAGGATACACCCTCATCTATCACAGCAGCAACTTTGAACTTGTGGAACATGAGCCATTCAGTTCTGTAGAGGAAGCCGTGAGCAACGGCACCGACATTGTACGCTCAAAAAAAATGATAGAACAGACAGCCCGACGCAAATGCGTGCGCGACACCGACAAGGGCAAAGTGCTCCAAGGTCAGATCGACGAGCTGACAGAACTGCTATATGCATTCCGCCACGGAATCATAAAAGAGGTAACCCTCCGCAACCGATAA
- a CDS encoding gluconate 5-dehydrogenase: MINFSLEGKVALVTGAAYGIGLAIAQAFAEAGAKIVFNCSRQETVDRGMKAYKELGIDAKGYLCDVTDEEAVKAMVADIEATVGTIDILVNNAGIIKRIPMTDMSVEDFRRVVDVDLVAPYICSKAVIPGMIKKGHGKIINICSMMSELGRETVSAYAAAKGGLKMLTRNICSEFGEHNIQCNGIGPGYIATDQTAPLREIQPDGSRHPFDQFIISKTPAARWGTPEDLMGPAVFLASDASNFVNGHVLYVDGGILAYIGKQPK, translated from the coding sequence ATGATAAATTTCTCACTTGAGGGCAAAGTAGCCCTCGTGACAGGCGCAGCCTATGGCATCGGCCTTGCTATCGCTCAGGCATTTGCTGAAGCAGGAGCAAAAATCGTGTTTAACTGTTCACGTCAGGAGACTGTCGACCGTGGCATGAAGGCTTATAAGGAACTCGGCATAGATGCCAAAGGGTATCTGTGTGATGTGACTGACGAAGAGGCTGTAAAGGCAATGGTAGCTGATATAGAAGCTACGGTGGGCACTATAGATATTCTTGTCAACAATGCCGGAATCATAAAGCGCATTCCTATGACCGATATGAGTGTGGAGGATTTCCGTAGAGTGGTGGATGTTGACCTTGTGGCTCCTTACATATGCTCGAAGGCTGTAATCCCTGGCATGATCAAGAAAGGTCACGGAAAGATCATCAATATCTGTTCAATGATGAGCGAGCTCGGTCGTGAGACTGTAAGCGCGTATGCTGCCGCCAAGGGCGGCCTCAAGATGCTGACCCGCAACATATGTTCGGAGTTCGGAGAGCACAATATACAGTGTAATGGCATCGGTCCCGGTTATATCGCCACTGACCAGACTGCACCTCTGCGAGAGATACAGCCTGACGGAAGCCGTCATCCGTTCGACCAGTTCATCATCTCCAAGACCCCGGCTGCGCGTTGGGGCACACCTGAGGATCTGATGGGGCCGGCTGTGTTCCTTGCATCCGATGCGTCCAATTTCGTAAACGGTCATGTCCTGTACGTCGACGGAGGTATCCTCGCTTATATAGGAAAACAGCCTAAATAA